The following proteins are encoded in a genomic region of Actinomadura sp. NAK00032:
- a CDS encoding IclR family transcriptional regulator, which yields MPPDDTFLRRAVAVLTAFRADDDGLGAAELARRSGLPKSTAHRIALDLAEAGLLERDGARVRLGLKLFEIGQRVPRQRVLRDAAAPYMSDLREATRQTVHLAVLEGAEVVYVEILGSSGGPRLPSQVGGRLPAHVTGVGKAILAFSPPEAVQAVLDAGLARRSGRSVTAPGLLAKELARIRREGVAYDREESGAGIVCAASPVLGAGGLALGALSVSGWATKMRLAAVAPAVHTAALTLSRTLSAGKAASAGKAASAGKVAGQ from the coding sequence ATGCCGCCCGACGACACGTTCCTGCGCCGCGCCGTCGCCGTGCTGACCGCGTTCCGGGCGGACGACGACGGCCTCGGCGCCGCCGAGCTGGCCCGCCGCAGCGGCCTGCCCAAGTCCACCGCGCACCGGATCGCGCTCGACCTCGCCGAGGCGGGCCTGCTGGAGCGCGACGGCGCCCGCGTGCGGCTCGGGCTGAAGCTGTTCGAGATCGGGCAGCGGGTGCCGCGCCAGCGGGTGCTGCGGGACGCCGCCGCGCCCTACATGTCGGACCTGCGGGAGGCGACCCGGCAGACCGTCCACCTGGCGGTGCTGGAGGGGGCCGAGGTCGTCTACGTGGAGATCCTCGGCTCGTCCGGCGGGCCGCGGCTGCCGTCCCAGGTCGGCGGGCGGCTGCCCGCGCACGTCACCGGGGTCGGCAAGGCGATCCTGGCGTTCTCCCCGCCGGAGGCGGTGCAGGCCGTCCTGGACGCCGGGCTGGCCAGGCGCAGCGGGCGCAGCGTCACCGCGCCGGGGCTGCTGGCCAAGGAGCTGGCCCGGATCCGCCGCGAGGGCGTCGCCTACGACCGGGAGGAGTCCGGCGCCGGGATCGTGTGCGCGGCCAGCCCCGTCCTCGGCGCCGGCGGGCTGGCGCTCGGCGCGCTGTCGGTGTCGGGCTGGGCGACGAAGATGCGCCTGGCCGCGGTGGCCCCGGCCGTCCACACCGCCGCGCTCACCCTCTCCCGCACCCTGTCAGCGGGAAAGGCGGCGTCAGCGGGCAAGGCGGCGTCAGCGGGGAAGGTGGCGGGCCAGTAG
- a CDS encoding 2-keto-4-pentenoate hydratase, with the protein MDPGSVEKAAAALLDAYATGTPISPLTKDQPDMSVADAYAVQLAQVEAWTAAGARIKGHKVGLTSAAMQRQMGVDQPDFGVLLDTMFLQESAPIDTGRFLQPRIEPEIAFVLGRPLAGPGATTADAVAAVEYVLPALEVIDSRIADWKITLPDTIADNASSGGVVLGTRPVRLDDLDLSLMGCLLRRDGDLIDTGAGGAVLGSPINALVWLANVLGERGVSLEAGHVVLPGSITAAVPVAPGETLTATFAGIGSVTARFGKEEQA; encoded by the coding sequence ATGGACCCGGGTTCCGTGGAGAAGGCCGCGGCGGCGCTACTGGACGCGTACGCCACCGGCACTCCCATCTCGCCGCTGACGAAGGACCAGCCGGACATGTCGGTGGCCGACGCCTACGCGGTCCAGCTCGCCCAGGTCGAGGCGTGGACCGCCGCGGGGGCGCGGATCAAGGGGCACAAGGTCGGGCTGACCTCGGCCGCGATGCAGCGCCAGATGGGCGTCGACCAGCCGGACTTCGGCGTCCTGCTGGACACGATGTTCCTGCAGGAGAGCGCGCCGATCGACACCGGCCGGTTCCTGCAGCCCCGGATCGAGCCGGAGATCGCGTTCGTGCTCGGCCGCCCCCTCGCGGGGCCCGGCGCGACCACGGCGGACGCCGTCGCCGCCGTCGAGTACGTGCTGCCGGCGCTGGAGGTCATCGACTCCCGCATCGCGGACTGGAAGATCACGCTGCCGGACACGATCGCCGACAACGCCTCCAGCGGCGGCGTGGTGCTCGGCACCCGCCCGGTCCGGCTGGACGACCTGGACCTGTCGCTGATGGGCTGCCTGCTGCGCCGGGACGGCGACCTGATCGACACCGGCGCGGGCGGCGCGGTGCTGGGCTCGCCGATCAACGCGCTGGTGTGGCTGGCGAACGTGCTCGGCGAGCGCGGCGTGTCCCTTGAGGCGGGGCACGTGGTGCTGCCCGGCTCGATCACCGCGGCCGTGCCGGTCGCGCCCGGCGAGACCCTGACGGCGACGTTCGCCGGGATCGGTTCTGTGACCGCCCGGTTCGGAAAGGAGGAGCAGGCATGA
- a CDS encoding acetaldehyde dehydrogenase (acetylating), with protein MSKLTAAIVGPGNIGTDLLVKLMRSELIDVHSMIGVVPESDGLERARKLGVEASAEGVDWLLKQPALPDLVFEATSAKAHLANAPRYEEAGITAIDLTPAATGPLVCPPVNLDTLSDAPNLNMITCGGQATIPIVHAVSSVVPVPYAEIVASIASRSAGPGTRANIDEFTQTTARAIEKVGGAGRGKAIIILNPVDPPMIMRDTVFCAIPSDADTKAIQDSIEKRVAEVAVYVPGYSLRAEPQFDEPRDIWNGMARVAVFLEVRGNGDYLPPWAGNLDIMTAAAARVGEQIARRKVAS; from the coding sequence ATGAGCAAGCTGACGGCGGCCATCGTCGGGCCGGGCAACATCGGCACCGACCTGCTGGTCAAGCTGATGCGCAGCGAGCTGATCGACGTCCACTCGATGATCGGCGTGGTGCCGGAGTCGGACGGGCTGGAGCGCGCCCGCAAGCTCGGCGTCGAGGCCTCGGCGGAGGGCGTGGACTGGCTACTGAAGCAGCCGGCGCTGCCCGACCTGGTGTTCGAGGCGACGTCGGCGAAGGCGCACCTGGCGAACGCGCCCCGCTACGAGGAGGCGGGGATCACGGCGATCGACCTGACGCCCGCCGCGACGGGCCCGCTCGTGTGCCCGCCGGTGAACCTGGACACGCTCTCGGACGCACCGAACCTCAACATGATCACCTGCGGCGGGCAGGCGACGATCCCGATCGTGCACGCGGTGTCGTCGGTCGTCCCGGTCCCGTACGCGGAGATCGTCGCGTCCATCGCCTCGCGCTCGGCCGGGCCCGGCACCCGCGCGAACATCGACGAGTTCACCCAGACCACGGCCCGCGCGATCGAGAAGGTCGGCGGCGCCGGGCGGGGCAAGGCGATCATCATCCTGAACCCGGTGGACCCGCCGATGATCATGCGGGACACGGTGTTCTGCGCGATCCCGTCGGACGCCGACACCAAGGCGATCCAGGACTCGATCGAGAAGAGGGTGGCCGAGGTCGCGGTGTACGTGCCCGGCTACTCGCTGCGCGCCGAGCCGCAGTTCGACGAGCCCCGCGACATCTGGAACGGGATGGCCCGCGTCGCGGTGTTCCTGGAGGTCCGCGGGAACGGCGACTACCTGCCGCCGTGGGCCGGCAACCTCGACATCATGACCGCGGCCGCGGCCCGGGTGGGCGAGCAGATCGCGCGTAGGAAGGTGGCATCATGA
- the dmpG gene encoding 4-hydroxy-2-oxovalerate aldolase, which translates to MSAAQETPAKIRITDSTLRDGSHAMAHRFTEEQVRGVVHALDAAGVEVIEVTHGDGLGGSSFNYGFSLEDDVKLVAAAVDEASRAKIAVLMLPGVGTVEDLKLAHDAGASVARIATHCTEADVSLQHFAAARGLGMETVGFLMMSHRVRPDVLAKQARIMVDGGAQCVYVVDSAGALVLGEAQERISAVVKEIGHEAQVGFHGHQNLSLGVANSVLAQQNGALQIDGALCALGAGAGNSPTEVLVPTFERLGVPTGVDVQGVMAAADDVVKPFLHRLPFADRGAITQGYAGVYSSFLLHAERAGKRYEVPVHEILQKVGEAGYVGGQEDMIIDVALQLRAERERAES; encoded by the coding sequence ATGAGCGCCGCGCAGGAGACACCGGCGAAGATCCGGATCACCGACTCGACGCTGCGGGACGGCAGCCACGCGATGGCGCACCGCTTCACCGAGGAGCAGGTCCGCGGGGTCGTGCACGCGCTGGACGCGGCCGGCGTGGAGGTCATCGAGGTCACGCACGGCGACGGCCTCGGCGGCTCCTCGTTCAACTACGGCTTCTCGCTGGAGGACGACGTCAAGCTCGTCGCCGCCGCGGTGGACGAGGCGTCCCGCGCGAAGATCGCGGTGCTGATGCTGCCGGGCGTCGGCACGGTCGAGGACCTGAAGCTGGCGCACGACGCGGGCGCGTCCGTCGCCCGCATCGCGACGCACTGCACCGAGGCCGACGTCTCGCTGCAGCACTTCGCCGCCGCCCGCGGCCTCGGCATGGAGACCGTCGGGTTCCTGATGATGTCGCACCGGGTGCGGCCGGACGTCCTGGCGAAGCAGGCCCGGATCATGGTGGACGGCGGCGCGCAGTGCGTGTACGTCGTCGACTCGGCGGGCGCGCTGGTGCTCGGCGAGGCGCAGGAGCGCATCAGCGCGGTCGTCAAGGAGATCGGGCACGAGGCGCAGGTCGGCTTCCACGGCCACCAGAACCTGTCGCTGGGCGTCGCGAACTCGGTGCTGGCGCAGCAGAACGGCGCGCTGCAGATCGACGGGGCGCTGTGCGCGCTCGGCGCGGGGGCGGGCAACTCCCCCACCGAGGTGCTGGTGCCGACGTTCGAGCGGCTCGGCGTCCCGACGGGCGTGGACGTGCAGGGCGTGATGGCCGCCGCCGACGACGTGGTGAAGCCGTTCCTGCACCGGCTGCCGTTCGCCGACCGGGGCGCGATCACGCAGGGGTACGCGGGCGTGTACTCCAGCTTCCTGCTGCACGCCGAGCGGGCCGGGAAGCGCTACGAGGTCCCGGTGCACGAGATCCTGCAGAAGGTCGGCGAGGCCGGCTACGTCGGCGGCCAGGAGGACATGATCATCGACGTGGCGCTCCAGCTGCGCGCGGAGCGCGAGCGCGCGGAGTCCTGA
- a CDS encoding STAS domain-containing protein has product MTGDTAPVRPLSIDITVERRCIVLRLGGHLVTDNVPRLSRWLDRIGRLEGGVLVAMDLEGVVGCDSVGVDALVDGAGRIRRAGGFLIAAHYPDACAAHRARAVLETRPTVQDAIDELRDWRR; this is encoded by the coding sequence GTGACCGGAGACACCGCCCCCGTCCGGCCGCTGTCCATCGACATCACCGTCGAGCGCCGCTGCATCGTGCTGCGGCTGGGCGGCCACCTCGTCACCGACAACGTGCCCCGGCTGAGCCGCTGGCTCGACCGCATCGGTCGGCTGGAGGGCGGCGTCCTCGTCGCCATGGACCTGGAGGGCGTCGTCGGCTGCGACTCCGTCGGCGTCGACGCGCTCGTCGACGGCGCGGGCCGCATCCGCCGGGCCGGCGGGTTCCTCATCGCCGCGCACTACCCCGACGCCTGCGCGGCGCACCGCGCGCGGGCCGTCCTGGAGACGCGCCCCACCGTCCAGGACGCCATCGACGAGCTCCGCGACTGGCGCCGCTGA
- a CDS encoding TetR/AcrR family transcriptional regulator: MTHEDASGAREASTPRGRARRDQLVRIGLDLLAEGGWPAVTARAVTDRARTRPGLLHHYFNGLPGLHIAVAQRASEMIIDPVVDALIAAPDTPAALRTLRDLVPRMAAGERNLRLAAELLVRALRDPRMGAERRDWSRTVRARIAARLAHLRPDWPAERHEGTAMLFTAMLDGLLLQLILDPELPTGPALHATEALVTDP; encoded by the coding sequence ATGACCCACGAGGACGCCTCCGGCGCGAGAGAAGCGTCGACTCCTCGCGGGCGGGCGCGCAGGGACCAGCTGGTGCGGATCGGTCTCGACCTGCTCGCCGAGGGCGGCTGGCCGGCGGTCACGGCGCGCGCCGTCACCGACCGCGCGCGGACCCGGCCGGGGCTGCTGCACCACTACTTCAACGGGCTGCCGGGCCTGCACATCGCGGTGGCGCAGCGCGCCAGCGAGATGATCATCGATCCGGTGGTGGACGCGCTGATCGCCGCGCCCGACACCCCGGCGGCGCTGCGCACGCTGCGCGACCTCGTACCGCGCATGGCGGCCGGCGAGCGCAACCTGCGGCTCGCGGCCGAGCTGCTGGTCAGGGCGCTGCGCGACCCGCGGATGGGCGCCGAGCGGCGGGACTGGTCGCGCACCGTCCGGGCCCGGATCGCGGCGCGGCTGGCGCACCTGCGCCCGGACTGGCCGGCCGAGCGGCACGAGGGCACCGCGATGCTGTTCACCGCCATGCTGGACGGCCTGCTGCTCCAGCTGATCCTCGACCCCGAGCTGCCGACCGGCCCGGCGCTGCACGCCACCGAGGCCCTGGTCACCGACCCCTGA
- a CDS encoding universal stress protein — protein MNGEERTRRPHVLFGYDGTAENEAALRWAVEEARLRGIGLLMCHCWHWPYPAGHTDPEIETIMKRAGENLLDSGVRRAYELGVPGAVRKRLRRGPALEALLRAAAGAELVVIGAAGDPVGGAMALELPARSPRPVIAVRDGGEPPPRRVVVGTDASAGCRAALGFAAEEAALRGWDLHVVHGCWEPGAVAESELPLFHDRGRLAETRAAELEEAVEPVRRRYPRLRVEASPLLERPLDALREAADGAGLVVLGERGAGPGLGAIATGMLRRDRRTLAIVPAGQASETHAHGSGRRVAARHG, from the coding sequence ATGAACGGCGAGGAGAGGACACGCCGGCCGCACGTCCTGTTCGGCTACGACGGGACGGCGGAGAACGAGGCGGCCCTGCGCTGGGCGGTCGAGGAGGCCCGGCTGCGCGGGATCGGGCTGCTGATGTGCCACTGCTGGCACTGGCCCTACCCGGCCGGCCACACCGACCCCGAGATCGAGACGATCATGAAGCGGGCGGGGGAGAACCTGCTCGACAGCGGCGTGCGCCGGGCCTACGAGCTGGGCGTGCCGGGCGCCGTCCGCAAGCGGCTGCGGCGCGGCCCGGCCCTGGAGGCGCTGCTGCGCGCCGCCGCCGGCGCCGAGCTGGTCGTGATCGGCGCGGCCGGTGACCCGGTGGGCGGCGCGATGGCGCTGGAGCTGCCCGCCCGCTCCCCGCGCCCGGTGATCGCGGTCCGGGACGGCGGGGAGCCCCCGCCGCGCCGGGTCGTCGTCGGCACCGACGCGTCGGCCGGCTGCCGGGCCGCCCTCGGCTTCGCCGCCGAGGAGGCGGCGCTGCGCGGCTGGGACCTGCACGTCGTCCACGGCTGCTGGGAGCCCGGCGCGGTCGCCGAGTCCGAACTCCCGCTGTTCCACGACCGGGGCCGGCTGGCGGAGACCCGCGCGGCCGAGCTGGAGGAGGCCGTGGAACCGGTGCGGCGCCGCTACCCGCGGCTGCGCGTCGAGGCGTCGCCGCTGCTGGAGCGCCCGCTGGACGCCCTGCGGGAGGCCGCGGACGGCGCGGGCCTCGTGGTGCTCGGGGAGCGGGGCGCCGGCCCCGGCCTCGGCGCGATCGCCACCGGCATGCTGCGCCGCGACCGCCGCACCCTCGCGATCGTCCCGGCCGGGCAGGCGTCCGAGACGCACGCGCACGGTTCCGGGCGGCGCGTCGCCGCCCGGCACGGCTAG
- a CDS encoding GNAT family N-acetyltransferase, which translates to MTAELRTDRLVLRRWKESDRGPFAALNADPAVMEHFPAPLTRAESDAMIDRAEAAFEERGFAFWALEAAGTGEFLGLTGLSVPRFEAHFTPAVEIGWRLSRSAWGHGYAAEAARRALRFAFEDLRLDEVVSFTSTTNVRSQAVMERIGMTRDASGDFDHPLVPDGHRLKRHVLYRVTAGRSSPGKISD; encoded by the coding sequence GTGACCGCCGAACTTCGCACCGACCGCCTCGTCCTGCGCCGCTGGAAGGAGAGCGATCGCGGGCCCTTCGCCGCGCTGAACGCCGATCCGGCCGTCATGGAGCATTTCCCGGCGCCCCTCACGCGCGCGGAGAGCGACGCGATGATCGACCGGGCCGAGGCGGCCTTCGAGGAGCGCGGCTTCGCCTTCTGGGCGCTGGAGGCCGCCGGGACGGGCGAGTTCCTCGGCCTCACCGGCCTGTCGGTGCCGCGCTTCGAGGCCCACTTCACCCCGGCCGTGGAGATCGGCTGGCGGCTCTCCCGCTCCGCCTGGGGCCACGGCTACGCGGCCGAGGCCGCCCGCCGCGCGCTGCGCTTCGCCTTCGAGGACCTGCGCCTGGACGAGGTGGTCTCGTTCACCAGCACCACCAATGTCCGGTCCCAGGCGGTCATGGAGCGCATCGGCATGACCCGGGACGCGTCCGGGGACTTCGACCACCCGCTCGTGCCCGACGGGCACCGGCTGAAGCGCCACGTCCTGTACCGCGTCACCGCCGGCCGGTCATCGCCGGGCAAAATATCCGATTGA
- a CDS encoding DEAD/DEAH box helicase, with amino-acid sequence MSRTPRERSASRPRRGGGGRRRPAQRQDAAPAPKTTPSTPPLPAVESFTDLALPAPLLAELERQGVTAPFPIQAASLPNALAGRDVLGRGRTGSGKTLAFGLAVLARTAGHRAAPRAPLALVLVPTRELAQQVTAALTPYADAVGLRLATVVGGLGITRQAQALAAGVDVLIATPGRLADLIERGDCRLGEVAATVLDEADQMTDMGFLPQVTRLLEQTPPGGQRMLFSATLDGDVDRLVRRFLADPVTHSVDPPAGAVTAMEHHLLHVADTDKHETTAHIASRAERVIMFVGKKHVADRLVRKLTTRGVRAAALHGGKTQSQRNRALDAFHASDVTVLVATNVAARGIHIDDLDLVVNVDPPADHKDYLHRGGRTARAGRTGTVVTLVLPDQRREMDALMAKAGITPVTTSVRPGDPELSRITGARTPEPAPAPAAAPARKPRDRAQPGTARGTGQTQGRGQGQGRAQGQGRGQGQGQGQGRGQGRRPRRRAS; translated from the coding sequence TTGTCACGCACGCCCCGAGAACGCTCCGCCTCCCGGCCCCGACGCGGCGGCGGCGGTCGGCGCCGTCCCGCCCAGCGGCAGGACGCCGCGCCCGCGCCGAAGACGACGCCCTCGACTCCGCCGCTCCCCGCGGTCGAGTCGTTCACCGACCTCGCCCTCCCGGCGCCGCTCCTGGCGGAACTCGAGCGCCAGGGAGTGACGGCGCCGTTCCCCATCCAGGCCGCGAGCCTGCCCAACGCCCTCGCCGGACGCGACGTCCTCGGCCGGGGCCGCACCGGCTCCGGCAAGACCCTCGCGTTCGGGCTGGCCGTCCTCGCCCGCACCGCCGGGCACCGCGCCGCGCCGCGCGCGCCGCTCGCGCTGGTCCTGGTCCCGACGCGGGAACTCGCCCAGCAGGTCACCGCCGCGCTCACCCCGTACGCCGACGCCGTGGGGCTGCGGCTCGCGACCGTCGTCGGCGGCCTCGGGATCACCCGCCAGGCGCAGGCCCTGGCCGCCGGCGTGGACGTCCTGATCGCCACGCCCGGGCGGCTGGCCGACCTGATCGAGCGCGGCGACTGCCGGCTCGGCGAGGTCGCGGCCACCGTCCTGGACGAGGCCGACCAGATGACCGACATGGGGTTCCTGCCGCAGGTCACCCGGCTGCTGGAGCAGACCCCGCCCGGCGGCCAGCGGATGCTGTTCTCCGCGACGCTGGACGGCGACGTCGACCGGCTCGTCCGCCGGTTCCTCGCCGACCCGGTGACCCACTCGGTCGACCCGCCGGCCGGCGCGGTCACCGCCATGGAGCACCACCTGCTGCACGTCGCCGACACCGACAAGCACGAGACGACCGCGCACATCGCCTCCCGCGCCGAACGCGTGATCATGTTCGTGGGCAAGAAGCACGTCGCCGACCGGCTGGTCCGCAAGCTGACCACCCGCGGCGTCCGCGCCGCGGCCCTGCACGGCGGCAAGACGCAGTCGCAGCGCAACCGGGCGCTGGACGCCTTCCACGCCTCGGACGTGACCGTGCTCGTGGCCACCAACGTCGCCGCCCGCGGCATCCACATCGACGACCTCGACCTCGTGGTGAACGTCGACCCGCCCGCCGACCACAAGGACTACCTGCACCGGGGCGGCCGCACCGCCCGCGCCGGGCGCACCGGCACGGTGGTCACGCTCGTCCTGCCGGACCAGCGGCGCGAGATGGACGCCCTGATGGCCAAGGCCGGCATCACCCCGGTGACCACCAGCGTCCGGCCCGGCGACCCGGAGCTCTCCCGGATCACCGGCGCCCGCACCCCGGAGCCCGCCCCCGCGCCGGCCGCGGCGCCCGCGCGCAAGCCGCGCGACCGCGCGCAGCCCGGAACCGCCCGAGGCACCGGCCAGACCCAGGGCCGCGGCCAGGGCCAGGGCCGCGCTCAGGGCCAGGGGCGCGGCCAAGGCCAGGGTCAGGGCCAGGGCCGCGGTCAGGGGCGCAGGCCCCGCCGCCGCGCGTCCTGA
- a CDS encoding cold-shock protein — protein MATGTVKWFNAEKGFGFIEQDGGGADVFAHYSNIAAQGFRELQEGQKVSFDVTQGQKGLQAENIVPA, from the coding sequence ATGGCCACCGGTACCGTCAAGTGGTTCAACGCGGAGAAGGGCTTCGGCTTCATCGAGCAGGACGGCGGCGGCGCCGACGTCTTCGCCCACTACTCCAACATCGCGGCCCAGGGCTTCCGTGAGCTGCAGGAGGGCCAGAAGGTGTCCTTCGACGTCACCCAGGGCCAGAAGGGCCTGCAGGCGGAGAACATCGTCCCGGCCTGA
- a CDS encoding TetR/AcrR family transcriptional regulator encodes MTAEVGTSRRSDARDNRARIVMAARMAFAAEGPGVPIREVARRAEVGVATVYRHFPSKEALLTEAFAEQTELCSAVVAEGLAAPDPWRGFRLVIEKLLEAHARDREFRAYVAQLPRTAAVTTDRDRALRMLLELIRRAKDSGDLRPDIVVEDIALALMASDGIHAESPELRAAASRRLAALMLESFRASPTSAPLPPAVRLPLTAR; translated from the coding sequence GTGACGGCCGAAGTGGGAACGAGTCGCCGGTCGGACGCCCGCGACAACCGCGCGCGCATCGTCATGGCCGCCCGCATGGCGTTCGCCGCCGAAGGCCCCGGCGTGCCGATCCGGGAGGTCGCCCGGCGCGCGGAGGTCGGCGTCGCGACCGTCTACCGGCACTTCCCGTCCAAGGAGGCGCTGCTCACCGAGGCGTTCGCCGAGCAGACCGAACTCTGCTCGGCGGTCGTGGCGGAGGGCCTCGCGGCGCCCGACCCGTGGCGCGGATTCCGCCTGGTGATCGAGAAGCTGCTGGAGGCGCACGCCCGCGACCGCGAGTTCCGCGCCTACGTCGCGCAACTGCCCCGGACGGCCGCCGTCACCACCGACCGCGACCGCGCGCTGCGCATGCTGCTCGAACTCATCCGCCGCGCGAAGGACTCCGGCGACCTGCGCCCCGACATCGTCGTGGAGGACATCGCCCTCGCGCTGATGGCGAGCGACGGCATCCACGCCGAGTCGCCCGAACTACGCGCCGCGGCCTCCCGCCGCCTCGCCGCCCTGATGCTCGAGTCCTTCCGCGCGTCCCCGACCTCGGCCCCCCTCCCGCCGGCCGTCCGCCTCCCCCTCACCGCCCGCTGA
- a CDS encoding NADP-dependent oxidoreductase — MRAVQFTEYGPPGVVHVAEAEAPHAGPGEIRVAVRASGVSAGETLVRSGRMRDIMPIAFPYRTGVEAAGVVDEVGDGVTGVGIGDEVFGMTTVAARAANADHAVLVVWAPKPAAWGWEEAGGAAGPVETSTRVLDRLAVGAGHTVLVQGAAGSVGTVAVQMAVARGAAVIGTASERNHGFLRSLGARPTTYGTGLVERVRALAPGGVDAVFDCAGGALPDLVAIAGDPARVVTIADFDAAAHGVHMSHGAPAHETHAALGASADPMAVHGLETAVALAGEGRLRVPVAAAFPLTEAAAAHELSETRHARGKIVLVH, encoded by the coding sequence ATGAGAGCTGTCCAGTTCACCGAGTACGGCCCGCCGGGCGTCGTCCATGTCGCCGAGGCCGAGGCGCCGCACGCCGGGCCGGGCGAGATCCGCGTCGCGGTGCGGGCGTCCGGGGTCTCGGCGGGAGAGACCCTCGTCCGCTCCGGGAGGATGCGCGACATCATGCCCATCGCGTTCCCCTACCGGACGGGAGTCGAAGCCGCGGGCGTCGTCGACGAGGTCGGCGACGGGGTCACGGGCGTCGGCATCGGCGACGAGGTGTTCGGCATGACCACCGTCGCCGCGCGCGCCGCCAACGCCGACCATGCCGTCCTGGTCGTATGGGCGCCCAAGCCGGCCGCGTGGGGCTGGGAGGAGGCGGGCGGGGCGGCGGGCCCGGTCGAGACGTCCACCCGTGTGCTCGACCGGCTGGCGGTCGGGGCCGGGCACACGGTGCTGGTGCAGGGCGCGGCCGGGAGCGTCGGGACGGTCGCGGTCCAGATGGCGGTCGCGCGCGGCGCCGCCGTCATCGGGACGGCGAGCGAGCGCAACCACGGCTTCCTGCGCTCCCTCGGCGCGCGGCCGACCACGTATGGGACGGGCCTGGTCGAACGGGTCCGCGCGCTGGCGCCGGGCGGGGTGGACGCGGTGTTCGACTGCGCCGGCGGGGCGCTGCCCGACCTGGTCGCCATCGCCGGGGACCCGGCGCGCGTGGTGACGATCGCCGACTTCGACGCGGCGGCGCACGGGGTGCACATGTCGCACGGGGCACCGGCCCACGAGACGCACGCGGCGCTCGGCGCCTCGGCGGACCCGATGGCGGTGCACGGCCTGGAGACCGCGGTCGCGCTCGCCGGGGAGGGGCGGCTGCGGGTGCCGGTGGCGGCGGCGTTCCCGCTCACCGAGGCGGCGGCCGCGCACGAGCTGAGCGAGACCCGTCACGCCCGAGGCAAGATCGTCCTGGTGCACTGA
- a CDS encoding PPOX class F420-dependent oxidoreductase: MRRWTPVYWALDRVRHSSARRVAVARASRFEGLRGHGTVLVVTFRGDGTAVPTPLSCVMQDGRLLASTAPDSGKVKRIRRDPRALVAPATVRGRPVGPAVEAAARILEGGEAERAEQALAGRFGPARRLYRRLIGVHPDETAYLEFSPGGRQCTRTILPRA, translated from the coding sequence ATGCGGCGATGGACACCCGTGTACTGGGCCCTCGACCGTGTCCGGCACTCCTCGGCGCGGCGGGTGGCGGTGGCGCGGGCGTCCCGCTTCGAGGGGCTGCGCGGGCACGGGACCGTCCTGGTCGTGACGTTCCGCGGCGACGGAACCGCGGTGCCCACCCCGCTGTCGTGCGTCATGCAGGACGGACGCCTCCTGGCGAGCACCGCGCCCGACTCCGGAAAGGTCAAGCGGATCCGCCGCGACCCCCGCGCCCTCGTGGCGCCGGCCACCGTGCGCGGCAGGCCCGTCGGCCCGGCCGTGGAGGCCGCCGCGCGGATCCTGGAGGGCGGCGAGGCCGAGCGCGCCGAGCAGGCGCTCGCCGGACGCTTCGGCCCCGCCCGCCGCCTGTACCGGCGGCTCATCGGTGTGCACCCCGACGAGACCGCCTACCTGGAGTTCAGTCCCGGCGGCCGTCAGTGCACCAGGACGATCTTGCCTCGGGCGTGA